From one Streptomyces mobaraensis genomic stretch:
- the glpK gene encoding glycerol kinase GlpK, translating into MTSTHGTHGHGPFIAAIDQGTTSSRCIVFDRDGRIVSVDQKEHEQIFPKPGWVEHDAKEIWTNVQEVVASAVEKAGITADDVKAIGITNQRETTLLWDKNTGEPVYNAIVWQDTRTDALCRELGRNVGQDRFRRETGLPLASYFSGPKVRWLLDNVEGLRERAERGDILFGTMDSWVIWNLTGGVDGGVHVTDVTNASRTMLMNLRKLEWDERILSSMEIPAAVLPEIRSSAEVYGNAKGGALDGVPVASALGDQQAALFGQTCFDKGEAKSTYGTGTFMLMNTGDEPVQSYNGLLTTVGYRIGDQKPVYALEGSIAVTGSLVQWMRDQMGLIKSAAEIETLASSVEDNGGAYFVPAFSGLFAPYWRSDARGVIAGLTRYVTKAHIARAVLEATAWQTREITDAMTKDSGVELTALKVDGGMTSNNLLMQTLSDFLDAPVVRPMVAETTCLGAAYAAGLAVGFWPDTDALRANWRRAAEWTPRMDADKRDSEYKNWLKAVERTMGWIDDES; encoded by the coding sequence ATGACCAGCACCCACGGCACCCACGGTCACGGCCCGTTCATCGCGGCCATCGACCAGGGCACGACGTCCTCCCGCTGCATCGTCTTCGACCGCGACGGCCGCATCGTCTCCGTCGACCAGAAGGAGCACGAGCAGATCTTCCCCAAGCCGGGCTGGGTCGAGCACGACGCCAAGGAGATCTGGACCAACGTCCAGGAAGTCGTCGCGAGCGCCGTCGAGAAGGCGGGCATCACCGCCGACGACGTCAAGGCCATCGGCATCACCAACCAGCGTGAGACCACGCTGCTGTGGGACAAGAACACCGGCGAGCCGGTCTACAACGCCATCGTCTGGCAGGACACCCGCACCGACGCCCTCTGCCGCGAGCTCGGCCGCAACGTCGGCCAGGACCGCTTCCGCCGCGAGACCGGCCTTCCGCTGGCCTCCTACTTCTCCGGCCCGAAGGTCCGCTGGCTGCTGGACAACGTCGAGGGCCTGCGCGAGCGCGCCGAGCGCGGTGACATCCTCTTCGGCACCATGGACTCCTGGGTCATCTGGAACCTCACCGGTGGTGTGGACGGCGGTGTGCACGTCACGGACGTCACCAACGCCTCGCGCACCATGCTGATGAACCTCCGCAAGCTGGAGTGGGACGAGCGCATCCTCTCGTCCATGGAGATCCCGGCCGCCGTGCTGCCGGAGATCCGCTCCTCCGCCGAGGTCTACGGCAACGCCAAGGGCGGCGCCCTGGACGGCGTCCCGGTCGCCTCCGCCCTCGGCGACCAGCAGGCGGCCCTCTTCGGCCAGACCTGCTTCGACAAGGGCGAGGCCAAGTCCACCTACGGCACCGGAACGTTCATGCTGATGAACACCGGCGACGAGCCCGTCCAGTCGTACAACGGCTTGCTGACGACGGTCGGTTACCGCATCGGCGACCAGAAGCCGGTCTACGCGCTGGAAGGCTCCATCGCCGTCACCGGTTCGCTGGTGCAGTGGATGCGCGACCAGATGGGCCTCATCAAGTCCGCCGCCGAGATCGAGACCCTCGCCTCCAGCGTCGAGGACAACGGCGGCGCCTACTTCGTCCCGGCCTTCTCCGGCCTGTTCGCCCCCTACTGGCGCTCCGACGCGCGCGGTGTCATCGCGGGCCTGACCCGCTACGTCACCAAGGCGCACATCGCCCGCGCCGTGCTTGAGGCCACCGCCTGGCAGACCCGCGAGATCACCGACGCCATGACCAAGGACTCCGGCGTCGAGCTGACCGCGCTCAAGGTCGACGGCGGCATGACCTCCAACAACTTGCTGATGCAGACCCTCTCGGACTTCCTGGACGCACCCGTGGTGCGCCCGATGGTCGCCGAGACGACCTGCCTCGGCGCCGCCTACGCCGCCGGCCTGGCCGTCGGCTTCTGGCCCGACACCGACGCCCTCCGCGCCAACTGGCGCCGGGCCGCCGAGTGGACCCCCCGCATGGACGCTGACAAGCGTGACAGCGAGTACAAGAACTGGCTCAAGGCCGTCGAGCGGACCATGGGCTGGATCGACGACGAGAGCTGA
- a CDS encoding glycerol-3-phosphate dehydrogenase/oxidase produces MTTPQSVPTLGTHPAAGANPGRAETRERLSNATYDLLVIGGGILGTSVAWHAAQSGLRVAMVDAGDFAGATSSASSKLVHGGLRYLQTGAVKLVAENHHERRVLAKDVAPHLVNPLTFYLPVYKGGPVGAAKLGAGVFAYSALSAFGDGVGKVISPSRAKADNPGLRTDNLKAVAVYYDHQMNDSRVAVMTVRAAVESGAVVLNHAEVTGLRFTHGKVSGAELKDRVDGTEFGIDARVVLNATGPWVDHLRKMEDKGAAPSIRLSKGAHIVMKRKSPWKAAMATPIDKYRITFALPWEDQLLLGTTDTQYEGDPADVRATEEDIQQILDEAAFSIVDADLDRSLMTYAFAGLRVLPGGPGDVAQAKRETVVTEGKGGMLSVAGGKWTTYRHIGRTVMTKLAKVPGSPLTEEMEPVSSLVRRTPLPGVANPNAVAHRLLVDREPGTRMDPLTARHLATHYGSLSFDIARLANENPELAERIHPDGPEIWAQVAYARDYEWAETVDDVLRRRTTLTIRGLDDENVRTRVKDMLERKG; encoded by the coding sequence ATGACTACCCCGCAGAGCGTGCCCACCCTGGGAACGCACCCGGCCGCCGGTGCCAACCCGGGCCGTGCCGAGACCCGGGAGCGCCTGTCCAACGCGACGTACGACCTCCTGGTCATCGGCGGCGGCATCCTGGGCACCTCGGTCGCCTGGCACGCCGCGCAGTCGGGCCTGCGGGTCGCGATGGTGGACGCCGGCGACTTCGCCGGCGCCACCTCCTCCGCGTCCTCCAAGCTCGTCCACGGCGGTCTGCGCTACCTGCAGACCGGCGCGGTCAAGCTGGTCGCGGAGAACCACCACGAGCGCCGGGTGCTGGCCAAGGACGTGGCCCCGCACCTGGTCAACCCGCTCACCTTCTACCTGCCCGTCTACAAGGGCGGGCCGGTCGGCGCCGCCAAGCTCGGCGCCGGTGTCTTCGCCTACTCGGCGCTGTCCGCCTTCGGCGACGGCGTCGGCAAGGTGATCTCCCCGTCCCGCGCCAAGGCCGACAACCCCGGTCTGCGCACGGACAACCTCAAGGCCGTCGCGGTCTACTACGACCACCAGATGAACGACTCCCGCGTGGCGGTCATGACCGTCCGCGCGGCCGTCGAGTCCGGTGCGGTCGTCCTCAACCACGCCGAGGTCACCGGGCTGCGCTTCACGCACGGCAAGGTCTCCGGCGCGGAGCTCAAGGACCGCGTCGACGGCACCGAGTTCGGCATCGACGCCCGCGTGGTGCTCAACGCCACCGGCCCGTGGGTCGACCACCTGCGCAAGATGGAGGACAAGGGCGCGGCCCCCTCCATCCGCCTCTCCAAGGGCGCGCACATCGTGATGAAGCGCAAGTCGCCGTGGAAGGCCGCCATGGCCACCCCGATCGACAAGTACCGCATCACCTTCGCCCTCCCCTGGGAGGACCAGCTCCTCCTCGGCACCACCGACACCCAGTACGAGGGCGACCCGGCCGACGTGCGCGCCACGGAGGAGGACATCCAGCAGATCCTGGACGAGGCCGCCTTCTCCATCGTCGACGCGGACCTCGACCGCTCGCTGATGACCTACGCGTTCGCCGGTCTGCGGGTGCTGCCCGGCGGCCCCGGCGACGTGGCCCAGGCCAAGCGCGAGACCGTGGTCACCGAGGGCAAGGGCGGCATGCTGTCCGTCGCCGGCGGCAAGTGGACCACGTACCGCCACATCGGCCGTACGGTCATGACCAAGCTGGCCAAGGTGCCCGGCAGCCCACTGACCGAGGAGATGGAGCCCGTCTCCAGCCTGGTCCGCCGCACCCCGCTGCCCGGTGTCGCCAACCCCAACGCGGTCGCCCACCGCCTGCTCGTGGACCGCGAGCCCGGCACCCGGATGGACCCGCTGACGGCCCGTCACCTCGCCACGCACTACGGCTCGCTGTCCTTCGACATCGCGCGCCTGGCCAACGAGAACCCGGAGCTCGCCGAGCGCATCCACCCCGACGGCCCGGAGATCTGGGCCCAGGTCGCCTACGCCCGCGACTACGAGTGGGCCGAGACGGTCGACGACGTGCTGCGCCGCCGCACCACGCTGACCATCCGCGGCCTGGACGACGAGAACGTCCGCACCCGGGTCAAGGACATGCTGGAGCGCAAGGGCTGA
- a CDS encoding glycoside hydrolase family 18 protein — protein sequence MTWPRIRARLRRLRRLPRGRTVKRVALVLFLVVAVPVVAAAGALRASYAGAPADDAVTRGRDAVWLGHAWVDGRRTDKDLAGLKRRIGGSGVRDLYVHAGPLEHDGTLPASAYRGARRLIDAVHRELPGVRVQAWLGDVVAHGGTGGLRLGSAATRDAVVASARQVLTAGFEGVHLDVEPVADGDAGFLTLLDSLRPAVRSGGGVLSVAAQQIDPLPSMHAASRAFGGRKWWSQGYFAKVARRTDQIAVMSYDTALPWESLYGGYVAQQTRLALEATPAGTDLLMGLPFFHTDDMGHHGSAETAAAALRGARLGLTREDRHRERFGVALYVDFAATEGDWRAYREAWGKRG from the coding sequence ATGACCTGGCCGCGGATCCGGGCCCGGCTGCGCCGGCTCCGGCGCCTGCCGCGCGGGCGGACCGTCAAGCGCGTCGCACTCGTCCTGTTCCTCGTCGTCGCGGTCCCGGTGGTGGCCGCCGCCGGGGCGCTGCGCGCCTCGTACGCGGGCGCGCCCGCCGACGACGCCGTCACCCGCGGGCGGGACGCCGTCTGGCTCGGCCACGCCTGGGTCGACGGCCGCCGTACGGACAAGGACCTGGCCGGCCTCAAGCGGCGCATCGGCGGCAGCGGCGTCCGGGACCTGTACGTCCACGCGGGCCCGCTGGAGCACGACGGCACCCTGCCCGCCTCCGCCTACCGGGGCGCGCGCCGGCTGATCGACGCCGTCCACCGGGAGCTGCCCGGCGTCCGGGTGCAGGCATGGCTCGGCGACGTGGTCGCGCACGGCGGGACGGGCGGGCTGCGGCTGGGGTCCGCCGCGACCCGGGACGCGGTGGTGGCGAGCGCCCGGCAGGTGCTGACGGCCGGCTTCGAGGGCGTCCACCTCGACGTCGAGCCGGTGGCCGACGGCGACGCCGGCTTCCTGACGCTGCTGGACTCCCTTCGTCCGGCGGTCCGTTCGGGCGGCGGGGTGCTGTCGGTGGCCGCGCAGCAGATCGACCCGCTGCCGTCGATGCACGCGGCGTCGCGCGCGTTCGGCGGGCGGAAGTGGTGGTCGCAGGGGTACTTCGCGAAGGTGGCCCGGCGCACCGACCAGATCGCCGTCATGTCGTACGACACGGCGCTGCCCTGGGAGAGCCTGTACGGCGGCTACGTCGCCCAGCAGACACGGCTGGCGCTGGAGGCCACCCCGGCCGGCACGGACCTGCTGATGGGCCTGCCGTTCTTCCACACCGACGACATGGGCCACCACGGTTCGGCGGAGACCGCCGCCGCGGCGCTGCGCGGCGCCCGGCTCGGACTGACACGCGAGGACCGGCACCGCGAGCGGTTCGGCGTCGCCCTGTACGTGGACTTCGCCGCGACGGAAGGCGACTGGCGTGCGTACCGCGAGGCATGGGGCAAGCGAGGGTGA
- a CDS encoding MIP/aquaporin family protein gives MSSSDIFIGETIGTAVLILLGGGVCAAVTLKRSKALNAGWLAITFGWGFAVLTGAYIAKPSGAHLNPAVTLGLAIDGATKWSDVPLYIGSQMLGAMIGATLVWITYYGQFQAHLTDPELVATLNPKEGMVDQTATPQAGPVLGIFSTGPEIRNVVQNLATEIIGTAVLVLAILTQGLTEGLAVSGTGVLMTAFVVVGIGLSLGGPTGYAINPARDLGPRIVHALLPLPNKGGSDWSYAWIPVVGPLAGAALAAGIHKLAF, from the coding sequence GTGTCCAGCTCCGACATCTTCATCGGCGAGACCATCGGTACCGCCGTCTTGATTCTGCTCGGCGGTGGCGTGTGCGCCGCCGTCACCCTGAAGCGCTCGAAGGCGCTGAACGCGGGCTGGCTCGCCATCACCTTCGGGTGGGGCTTCGCCGTGCTGACGGGCGCGTACATCGCGAAGCCCTCCGGTGCCCACCTCAACCCGGCCGTCACCCTCGGCCTGGCCATAGACGGCGCCACCAAGTGGAGTGACGTTCCGCTCTACATCGGCTCCCAGATGCTCGGCGCGATGATCGGCGCCACACTGGTCTGGATCACCTACTACGGGCAGTTCCAGGCCCACCTGACCGACCCCGAGCTGGTGGCCACGCTGAACCCCAAGGAGGGGATGGTCGACCAGACCGCCACTCCGCAGGCCGGCCCGGTGCTCGGCATCTTCTCCACCGGTCCGGAGATCCGGAACGTCGTGCAGAACCTCGCGACCGAGATCATCGGCACCGCCGTGCTCGTGCTCGCCATCCTCACCCAGGGCCTGACGGAGGGTCTGGCCGTCAGCGGCACCGGCGTCCTGATGACCGCGTTCGTGGTCGTCGGCATCGGCCTCTCGCTGGGCGGCCCCACCGGTTACGCGATCAACCCCGCGCGTGACCTCGGCCCGCGTATCGTGCATGCGCTGCTTCCGCTGCCCAACAAGGGCGGATCCGACTGGTCCTACGCCTGGATCCCGGTGGTCGGCCCGCTGGCCGGCGCCGCCCTGGCGGCGGGCATCCACAAGCTCGCGTTCTGA
- a CDS encoding PAC2 family protein, producing MIELEGVPELIDPVMICAFEGWNDAGDAASSAVAHLDREWKGEVFAALDAEDYYDFQVNRPTVWLDGGVRKITWPTTRLSVVRTGGGSGGPAGTGEAGDTGGTAGIGGMAGIGGPGGIGGSKGPRDLVLVRGIEPSMRWRSFCNEILGFAHELGVEMVVILGSLLGDTPHTRPVPVSGVTSDPDLARTMDLEESRYEGPTGIVGILQEACTHAGVPTVSLWAAVPHYVSQPPNPKATLALLNRLEDLIDLRIPQGDLPEDARAWQLGVDQLAAEDSEVAEYVQSLEQARDTADLPEASGEAIAREFERYLRRRDGQSGPGAGPGPVGGPGGAGGPGGPGGPGGAVSGPGQPGGLAAEPGFGEAGGRDASYLRDTTSGRTRPPRRAPKEQAEGAEGGDGASGSGPAGSGPAGSGSAGSGPAGSGSAGSGSGSGSGSGPAGSGGEGRTGGERGGGEDENGPPPQGE from the coding sequence GTGATCGAGCTTGAGGGAGTTCCCGAGCTGATCGACCCGGTCATGATCTGTGCCTTCGAGGGCTGGAACGACGCCGGAGACGCCGCCTCCAGTGCGGTCGCGCACCTGGACCGGGAGTGGAAGGGCGAGGTCTTCGCCGCGCTGGACGCGGAGGACTACTACGACTTCCAGGTCAACCGGCCCACCGTCTGGCTGGACGGCGGGGTCCGCAAGATCACCTGGCCGACGACCCGGCTGTCCGTGGTGCGCACCGGCGGCGGTTCGGGCGGTCCGGCGGGCACGGGTGAGGCCGGGGACACCGGGGGCACGGCGGGCATCGGGGGCATGGCGGGCATCGGCGGCCCGGGAGGCATCGGCGGCTCGAAGGGGCCGCGTGACCTGGTGCTCGTCCGGGGCATCGAGCCGAGCATGCGCTGGCGTTCGTTCTGCAACGAGATCCTGGGCTTCGCCCACGAGCTGGGCGTGGAGATGGTGGTGATCCTGGGCTCGCTGCTCGGCGACACCCCGCACACCCGGCCGGTGCCGGTCAGCGGGGTCACCTCCGACCCCGACCTGGCGCGCACCATGGATCTGGAAGAGTCCCGCTACGAGGGCCCGACCGGCATCGTCGGCATCCTCCAGGAAGCGTGCACGCACGCGGGCGTGCCCACCGTGAGCCTGTGGGCGGCGGTGCCGCACTACGTGTCGCAGCCGCCGAACCCCAAGGCCACGCTGGCCCTCCTCAACCGCCTTGAGGACCTGATCGACCTGCGCATCCCGCAGGGCGACCTGCCCGAGGACGCGCGCGCCTGGCAGCTCGGCGTCGACCAGCTGGCGGCGGAGGACAGCGAGGTGGCCGAGTACGTCCAGTCGCTGGAGCAGGCGCGGGACACGGCGGACCTGCCGGAGGCGTCGGGCGAGGCCATCGCCCGCGAGTTCGAGCGCTATCTGCGGCGGCGGGACGGGCAGTCGGGGCCGGGGGCCGGTCCGGGCCCGGTCGGCGGACCGGGCGGGGCCGGGGGCCCCGGAGGTCCGGGCGGTCCTGGCGGCGCGGTCTCGGGGCCGGGGCAGCCGGGCGGCCTGGCGGCCGAGCCGGGCTTCGGCGAGGCGGGCGGCCGGGACGCCTCGTACCTGCGCGACACGACGAGCGGGCGGACGCGTCCGCCGCGGCGGGCGCCGAAGGAGCAGGCGGAGGGGGCGGAGGGCGGCGACGGTGCCTCGGGCTCCGGTCCTGCCGGCTCCGGTCCTGCCGGCTCCGGCTCTGCCGGCTCCGGTCCTGCCGGCTCCGGCTCTGCCGGCTCCGGCTCCGGCTCTGGCTCGGGCTCCGGTCCTGCCGGCTCCGGCGGGGAAGGCCGTACCGGCGGCGAGCGCGGCGGTGGTGAGGACGAGAACGGCCCGCCGCCGCAGGGCGAGTAG
- a CDS encoding IclR family transcriptional regulator, translating to MARTIQSLERAAAMLRLLAGGERRLGLSDVASALGLAKGTAHGILRTLQQEGFVEQDPASGRYQLGAELLRLGNSYLDVHELRARALVWADDLARASGESVYLGVLHQQGVLIIHHVFRPDDSRQVLEVGAMHPLHSTALGKVLCAYDPVAHSQLTETGPEAFTDRTVTDLAGLEGMLDLTRARGWAADVEETWAGVASVAAPIHDRRRMPVGAVGVTGAVERVCEGGELRPQLIAAVRDCARAVSRDLGAGRF from the coding sequence ATGGCACGGACCATCCAGTCGCTCGAACGGGCGGCGGCGATGCTGCGGCTGCTCGCGGGCGGCGAGCGGCGGCTGGGACTGTCCGACGTGGCCTCCGCGCTGGGGCTCGCCAAGGGCACCGCGCACGGCATCCTGCGCACGCTCCAGCAGGAGGGCTTCGTGGAGCAGGACCCGGCCTCGGGGCGCTACCAGCTGGGCGCCGAGCTCCTCCGGCTGGGCAACAGCTACCTGGACGTCCACGAGCTGCGCGCCCGCGCTCTGGTCTGGGCGGACGACCTGGCCCGCGCCAGCGGCGAGAGCGTCTACCTCGGCGTCCTCCACCAGCAGGGCGTCCTGATCATCCACCACGTCTTCCGGCCGGACGACAGCCGCCAGGTGCTGGAGGTCGGCGCGATGCACCCGCTGCACAGCACCGCCCTGGGCAAGGTGCTGTGCGCCTACGACCCGGTGGCCCACAGTCAGCTGACCGAGACCGGCCCCGAGGCGTTCACCGACCGCACCGTGACCGACCTCGCCGGCCTGGAGGGGATGCTGGACCTCACCCGCGCCCGGGGCTGGGCCGCGGACGTCGAGGAGACCTGGGCGGGCGTCGCCTCCGTCGCCGCCCCGATCCACGACCGACGCCGGATGCCGGTCGGCGCGGTGGGCGTCACGGGCGCCGTCGAGCGCGTCTGCGAGGGCGGCGAGCTGCGCCCGCAGCTGATCGCGGCGGTACGGGACTGCGCCCGCGCGGTCTCCCGCGACCTGGGCGCCGGCCGGTTCTGA
- the metH gene encoding methionine synthase: MALQPSTVRSSRSGQLREALATRVVVADGAMGTMLQAQDPSLDDFQQLEGCNEILNVTRPDIVRSVHEAYFAAGVDCVETNTFGANHAALGEYDIPDRVFELSEAGARVARETADAFAADGRPRWVLGSIGPGTKLPTLGHAPYTVLRDAYQANAEGLISGGADALLVETTQDLLQTKASVLGARRALEATGADLPVIVSVTVETTGTMLLGSEIGAALTALEPLGIDMIGLNCATGPAEMSEHLRYLARHSRVALSCMPNAGLPVLGKDGAHYPLSPAELADAQETFVREYGLSLVGGCCGTTPEHLRQVVERVRGLTPTERSPRPEPGAASLYQTVPFRQDTSYLAIGERTNANGSKKFRTAMLDGRWDDCVEMAREQIREGAHMLDLCVDYVGRDGVADMEELAGRFATASTLPIVLDSTEVDVIRAGLEKLGGRAVINSVNYEDGDGPESRFAQVTRLAREHGAALIALTIDEEGQARTPEKKVEIAERLIADLTGNWGIREEDILVDTLTFTICTGQEESRKDGIATIEAIRELKRRHPDVQTTLGLSNISFGLNPAARILLNSVFLDECVKAGLDSAIVHASKILPIARFDEEEVTTALDLIYDRRAEGYDPLQKLMQLFEGATAKSLKAGKAEELLALPLEERLRRRIIDGEKNGLEADLDEALTERPALDIVNDTLLEGMKVVGELFGSGQMQLPFVLQSAEVMKTAVAHLEPHMEKSDAEGKGTIVLATVRGDVHDIGKNLVDIILSNNGYNVVNLGIKQPVSAILEAAEEHRADVIGMSGLLVKSTVIMKENLEELNQRKLAATYPVILGGAALTRAYVEQDLHEIYEGEVRYARDAFEGLRLMDALIAVKRGVPGATLPELKQRRVPKRDTPVVVDEEPKGSVRSDVATDNPVPTPPFWGTRVVKGIPLKDYASWLDEGALFKGQWGLKQARAGGPTYEELVETEGRPRLRGWLDKLHTENLLEAAVVYGYFPCYSKGDDLILLHEDGTERTRFTFPRQRRGRRLCLADFFRPEESGERDVVGLQVVTVGSRIGEATAELFASDAYRDYLELHGLSVQLAEALAEYWHARVRSELGFGGEDPSDVEDMFALKYRGARFSLGYGACPDLEDRAKIAELLEPERIGVRLSEEFQLHPEQSTDAIVIHHPEAKYFNAR; encoded by the coding sequence ATGGCCCTGCAGCCATCGACCGTCCGTTCATCCCGATCCGGCCAGCTCCGGGAGGCACTCGCCACCCGGGTCGTGGTCGCCGACGGGGCCATGGGAACCATGCTCCAGGCACAGGACCCCAGTCTCGACGACTTCCAGCAGCTCGAAGGCTGCAACGAGATCCTCAACGTCACCCGGCCCGACATCGTCCGCTCGGTCCACGAGGCGTACTTCGCCGCCGGCGTCGACTGCGTCGAGACCAACACCTTCGGCGCCAACCACGCCGCCCTCGGCGAGTACGACATCCCCGACCGCGTCTTCGAACTCTCCGAGGCCGGCGCCCGCGTCGCCCGCGAGACCGCCGACGCCTTCGCCGCCGACGGCCGCCCCCGCTGGGTCCTGGGCTCCATCGGCCCCGGCACCAAGCTCCCCACCCTGGGCCACGCCCCCTACACCGTCCTCCGCGACGCCTACCAGGCCAACGCCGAGGGGCTGATCTCCGGCGGCGCCGACGCGCTGCTCGTCGAGACCACCCAGGACCTCCTCCAGACCAAGGCGTCCGTCCTCGGCGCCCGCCGCGCCCTGGAGGCCACCGGCGCCGACCTGCCGGTGATCGTCTCGGTGACCGTGGAGACCACCGGCACCATGCTCCTCGGCTCGGAGATCGGCGCGGCCCTCACCGCGCTGGAGCCGCTCGGCATCGACATGATCGGCCTCAACTGCGCCACCGGCCCCGCCGAGATGAGCGAGCACCTCCGCTACCTCGCCCGGCACTCCCGCGTCGCCCTCTCCTGCATGCCCAACGCCGGCCTGCCGGTGCTGGGCAAGGACGGCGCCCACTACCCGCTGTCCCCGGCCGAACTGGCGGACGCGCAGGAGACGTTCGTCCGCGAGTACGGCCTGTCGCTGGTCGGCGGCTGCTGCGGCACCACCCCCGAGCACCTGCGGCAGGTCGTGGAGCGCGTCCGCGGCCTGACCCCCACCGAGCGCTCGCCGCGCCCCGAGCCGGGCGCCGCCTCCCTCTACCAGACCGTCCCCTTCCGCCAGGACACCTCGTACCTGGCCATCGGCGAGCGGACGAACGCCAACGGCTCGAAGAAGTTCCGCACGGCCATGCTGGACGGCCGCTGGGACGACTGCGTGGAGATGGCCCGCGAGCAGATCCGCGAGGGCGCCCACATGCTCGACCTCTGCGTCGACTACGTCGGCCGGGACGGCGTCGCCGACATGGAGGAACTCGCCGGCCGCTTCGCCACCGCCTCCACCCTGCCGATCGTCCTCGACTCCACCGAGGTGGACGTCATCCGGGCCGGCCTGGAGAAGCTCGGCGGCCGGGCCGTCATCAACTCCGTCAACTACGAGGACGGCGACGGCCCCGAGTCGCGGTTCGCCCAGGTCACCCGCCTCGCACGGGAGCACGGCGCGGCCCTGATCGCGCTGACCATCGACGAGGAGGGCCAGGCCCGCACGCCGGAGAAGAAGGTGGAGATCGCCGAGCGGCTGATCGCCGACCTCACCGGCAACTGGGGCATCCGCGAGGAGGACATCCTCGTCGACACCCTGACCTTCACCATCTGCACCGGCCAGGAGGAGTCCCGCAAGGACGGCATCGCCACCATCGAGGCGATCCGCGAGCTCAAGCGCCGCCACCCGGACGTCCAGACCACCCTCGGCCTGTCCAACATCTCCTTCGGCCTCAACCCGGCCGCCCGGATCCTGCTCAACTCCGTCTTCCTCGACGAGTGCGTCAAGGCGGGCCTGGACTCGGCCATCGTGCACGCCTCCAAGATCCTCCCCATCGCGCGCTTCGACGAGGAGGAGGTCACCACCGCCCTCGACCTCATCTACGACCGCCGCGCCGAGGGCTACGACCCGCTGCAGAAGCTCATGCAGCTCTTCGAGGGCGCGACGGCGAAGTCGCTGAAGGCGGGCAAGGCCGAGGAACTGCTCGCCCTCCCGCTGGAGGAGCGGCTGCGGCGCCGCATCATCGACGGCGAGAAGAACGGCCTGGAGGCCGACCTCGACGAGGCGCTGACCGAGCGCCCGGCCCTCGACATCGTCAACGACACCCTGCTGGAGGGCATGAAGGTCGTCGGCGAGCTGTTCGGCTCCGGCCAGATGCAGCTGCCGTTCGTCCTCCAGTCCGCCGAGGTCATGAAGACCGCCGTCGCCCACCTCGAACCGCACATGGAGAAGAGCGACGCGGAGGGCAAGGGCACCATCGTCCTCGCCACTGTCCGCGGCGACGTCCACGACATCGGCAAGAACCTCGTCGACATCATCCTCTCCAACAACGGCTACAACGTCGTCAACCTGGGCATCAAGCAGCCGGTCTCCGCGATCCTGGAGGCGGCCGAGGAACACCGGGCCGACGTCATCGGCATGTCCGGCCTCCTGGTGAAGTCCACCGTGATCATGAAGGAGAACCTGGAGGAGCTGAACCAGCGCAAACTGGCCGCCACCTACCCGGTCATCCTCGGCGGCGCCGCCCTCACCCGCGCCTACGTCGAACAGGACCTGCACGAGATCTACGAGGGCGAGGTCCGCTACGCCCGCGACGCCTTCGAGGGACTCCGGCTGATGGACGCCCTCATCGCCGTCAAGCGCGGCGTCCCGGGCGCGACGCTCCCCGAGCTGAAGCAGCGGCGGGTGCCGAAGCGCGACACCCCGGTGGTCGTCGACGAGGAGCCCAAGGGCTCCGTCCGCTCCGACGTCGCCACCGACAACCCCGTGCCCACACCGCCCTTCTGGGGCACCCGCGTCGTCAAGGGCATCCCCTTGAAGGACTACGCGTCCTGGCTCGACGAAGGCGCCCTCTTCAAGGGCCAGTGGGGCCTCAAGCAGGCCCGCGCCGGCGGCCCCACCTACGAGGAACTCGTCGAGACCGAGGGCCGGCCGCGGCTGCGCGGCTGGCTCGACAAGCTCCACACCGAGAACCTGCTGGAAGCGGCCGTCGTCTACGGCTACTTCCCCTGCTACTCCAAGGGCGACGACCTCATCCTCCTCCACGAGGACGGCACCGAACGCACCCGCTTCACCTTCCCCCGCCAGCGCCGCGGCCGCCGCCTCTGCCTGGCCGACTTCTTCCGCCCGGAGGAGTCGGGGGAACGGGACGTGGTGGGCCTCCAGGTCGTGACCGTCGGCTCCCGGATCGGCGAGGCGACGGCTGAACTCTTCGCCTCCGACGCGTACCGCGACTACCTGGAGCTGCACGGACTGTCCGTGCAGCTCGCCGAGGCCCTCGCCGAGTACTGGCACGCGCGGGTGCGCTCGGAACTGGGCTTCGGTGGGGAAGACCCCTCCGACGTCGAGGACATGTTCGCGCTGAAGTACCGCGGCGCGCGGTTCTCGCTGGGGTACGGGGCCTGCCCCGATCTCGAAGACCGGGCGAAGATCGCGGAATTGCTGGAGCCGGAGCGGATCGGGGTGCGGCTGTCGGAGGAGTTCCAGCTGCATCCCGAGCAGTCGACGGACGCGATCGTGATTCACCATCCGGAGGCGAAGTACTTCAACGCGCGGTAG